The following coding sequences lie in one Silvanigrella aquatica genomic window:
- a CDS encoding FapA family protein: MNSTQTAPPNTAPSPSAKKLFQLNAKPDAMQASIPARTQISPDIVKLSYEQICEYLTKLGYAVKPTQEAYEELKKCAGSNTKQFDSEFILLKGIPYSPAKPATIKWLNPPTMPKDLIRPNVPFGIIRQASEAVQAKTIFGQEIPHVQEKQEKEEKKIVTITTHPNFIIDQNGEMKCEKGGQALILPNGKIDFADVYTVKDVRPDQIQKVTFPCSVVVKCELQGNFTWIVEGDLTVEQFWTAQGITVQGNVTAKSGIQTNNSSDDSKAVRIQGNLDAIFIQSSCFIVEGNIKVEKGILASRITTSGNLECLGDPGKISGSEIIMNKGTINAKIIGSEKDKPTYIKYFAEDNANNSTVATLAEGTRIQIRKTNIIIKFDQPWPPPK, encoded by the coding sequence ATGAATTCCACACAGACCGCTCCACCAAATACAGCGCCATCACCTTCTGCAAAGAAATTATTTCAACTCAATGCAAAACCAGATGCAATGCAGGCTTCCATTCCTGCGCGAACACAAATATCTCCTGATATCGTAAAACTCTCCTATGAACAAATCTGTGAGTACTTAACGAAACTAGGCTATGCTGTAAAACCAACTCAAGAAGCCTATGAAGAATTAAAAAAATGCGCTGGATCAAATACAAAACAATTTGATTCCGAATTTATTTTATTAAAAGGGATTCCTTATTCTCCAGCAAAACCTGCTACAATTAAATGGTTAAATCCTCCGACAATGCCAAAGGATTTAATCCGTCCCAATGTTCCTTTTGGAATTATTAGGCAAGCCAGTGAAGCAGTACAAGCTAAAACAATTTTTGGTCAAGAAATTCCACATGTTCAAGAAAAACAAGAAAAAGAAGAAAAAAAAATTGTTACCATAACAACACATCCCAACTTTATCATCGATCAAAATGGTGAGATGAAATGTGAAAAAGGTGGACAAGCGTTAATTCTGCCCAATGGGAAAATTGATTTTGCCGATGTCTATACCGTGAAAGACGTACGCCCCGATCAAATCCAAAAAGTTACTTTTCCTTGCAGTGTCGTTGTCAAATGCGAACTGCAAGGAAACTTCACTTGGATCGTTGAAGGAGACTTGACCGTGGAACAGTTTTGGACAGCACAAGGAATCACAGTGCAAGGAAATGTAACTGCAAAAAGCGGAATTCAAACTAACAACTCCTCTGATGATTCCAAAGCCGTTCGCATTCAAGGAAACTTAGATGCAATTTTTATTCAATCAAGTTGTTTTATTGTTGAAGGTAACATAAAAGTTGAAAAAGGTATTCTTGCCTCTCGAATTACCACAAGCGGAAATTTAGAATGCTTAGGTGATCCAGGAAAAATTTCAGGCTCTGAAATAATTATGAATAAAGGAACTATTAATGCAAAAATTATTGGAAGCGAGAAAGACAAGCCTACTTATATTAAATATTTCGCCGAAGATAATGCGAATAATTCTACAGTAGCCACCCTAGCAGAAGGAACACGAATTCAAATTCGCAAAACGAATATTATTATTAAATTTGATCAACCATGGCCTCCTCCTAAATGA
- a CDS encoding undecaprenyl-phosphate glucose phosphotransferase yields MILSRHSDTLNIFRAVTDISCIVLAWIIAFIFRFNIEIVAVTRGQDTLYNYLRLLPLLILSYLFIFLSSGIYKKTLEKRRIWEENFQLLKNHTISFFIFVTLSYFIYEHRYSRVTLIIFFFITPFLLSFGRSLVRKVNRFYLKLKKTKKKVIIIGTGPSSKRLAKSIQDHADWNLQLLSCHSFSEMNAVDMYLKSSNVDLVFVVPSANETASVNDIYMHLDKNLSDILLIPYLGEKIFFEPNPIRFEGITALALNSSGLQHYGLFLKRLFDILFSTTFIILFSPIYFICALMVKLSSPGPIFFKQERMGLDGKKFNCIKFRGMYVNAEEKSGPVWAKANDDRTTRIGKWLRKTSLDEIPQFFNVLKGDMSVVGPRPERPVFVDNFKEQIPGYMLRHKAKAGITGWAQINGWRGNTSLEKRIECDLWYIQNWNIWLDFKIVLLTPIKGLIHPNAY; encoded by the coding sequence ATGATTCTGAGCCGTCATTCAGATACTTTAAATATTTTTAGAGCTGTTACCGATATAAGCTGTATTGTTCTGGCGTGGATCATTGCCTTCATTTTTAGATTTAATATAGAAATTGTTGCTGTCACACGAGGGCAAGACACGCTTTACAATTATTTAAGACTATTACCCTTACTTATTCTAAGTTATCTTTTTATTTTTTTATCCTCGGGTATTTATAAAAAAACCTTAGAAAAAAGAAGGATTTGGGAAGAAAATTTTCAACTTCTTAAAAATCATACTATATCTTTTTTTATATTTGTCACTCTTTCTTATTTTATATATGAACATCGCTATAGCCGTGTTACTTTAATTATATTCTTTTTTATAACTCCTTTTTTACTTTCATTTGGAAGAAGTCTAGTAAGAAAAGTTAATCGCTTTTATCTCAAACTCAAAAAGACGAAAAAGAAGGTCATCATTATTGGTACAGGCCCTAGCTCGAAAAGACTTGCGAAATCAATTCAAGATCATGCTGATTGGAATTTGCAATTGCTCTCTTGCCATTCTTTTTCCGAAATGAATGCCGTTGATATGTATTTAAAAAGCAGCAATGTAGATCTTGTATTTGTTGTTCCAAGCGCCAATGAAACTGCATCTGTGAATGATATATATATGCATTTAGACAAAAACTTATCTGATATTTTACTCATTCCTTATTTAGGTGAAAAAATATTTTTTGAACCTAATCCCATTCGATTTGAGGGCATTACCGCATTGGCATTAAATTCCTCGGGATTACAACATTATGGATTATTTTTAAAACGTCTTTTTGATATTTTATTCTCTACCACATTTATTATTTTATTTTCACCTATTTATTTCATTTGTGCCTTGATGGTTAAATTAAGTAGCCCTGGTCCTATATTTTTTAAACAAGAACGAATGGGTCTTGATGGCAAAAAATTTAATTGTATTAAATTCCGTGGAATGTATGTAAATGCAGAAGAAAAAAGCGGTCCCGTTTGGGCAAAAGCAAATGATGATCGCACTACGCGCATAGGAAAATGGTTACGCAAAACCAGTCTCGATGAAATTCCACAATTTTTTAACGTATTAAAAGGTGACATGAGCGTGGTAGGCCCTCGCCCTGAAAGACCCGTTTTTGTCGATAATTTTAAAGAGCAAATTCCTGGATATATGCTGCGTCATAAAGCAAAAGCAGGAATAACAGGTTGGGCACAAATTAATGGCTGGCGTGGGAATACGTCGCTCGAAAAACGCATTGAATGCGATTTATGGTACATTCAAAATTGGAACATATGGCTTGATTTTAAAATTGTGTTACTCACTCCCATTAAGGGACTCATTCATCCAAATGCTTATTAA
- a CDS encoding glycosyltransferase, with amino-acid sequence MNHVEKEFFNSHIKHLKVAIVHDWMFSRRGGERVLEQILNLFPQSDFYYLFGNPKKVLKLENNHNFYGSFLSKVPGIEKLYKLFLPLLPTAIESFDLSNYDLIISSSSCVAKGIIPPPLGIHVSYIHSPMRYAWDQEHRYFTKKPLLSRPIEIIRRFLLNRLRIWDVTSAIRIDKMIANSSFVARRCSLYYGKNPEVIHPPVNIKYFNNNLNPHLNTTSIRKVLLFGAWVPYKKMFESLKLLVENNIPVIAAGQGADLEKAYAEFHKQVEFYINPNDEEIPEIYKKAHTLLFPAIEDFGIVPLEATAAGLWVVAPNKGGTKETVVNQVTGFTFEENSHQDMLSAVKKSLNREINPQDRLNMLEHVEKFSTEVFLQKFSMAVLESLQNKQRTDHI; translated from the coding sequence GTGAATCACGTTGAAAAAGAATTTTTTAATTCTCATATAAAACATTTAAAAGTTGCTATTGTGCATGATTGGATGTTCTCTCGCAGAGGTGGTGAACGTGTATTAGAACAAATATTAAATTTATTCCCCCAGTCCGATTTTTATTATTTGTTTGGCAACCCCAAAAAAGTTCTTAAATTAGAAAATAATCATAATTTTTATGGGTCTTTTTTATCTAAAGTACCAGGAATTGAGAAATTATATAAGCTTTTTTTACCTTTGCTGCCTACCGCTATAGAAAGTTTTGATTTATCAAATTACGATCTCATTATTTCAAGTAGCAGTTGTGTTGCCAAAGGAATTATCCCTCCACCCTTAGGCATTCATGTTTCTTATATTCATAGTCCTATGCGTTACGCATGGGATCAAGAACATCGTTACTTTACAAAAAAGCCACTTTTGTCGAGACCTATTGAAATTATAAGAAGATTTTTATTAAACCGACTCAGAATTTGGGATGTCACTTCCGCCATTCGTATTGATAAAATGATTGCAAATAGTTCTTTTGTTGCGAGAAGGTGTTCTCTTTATTATGGTAAAAATCCTGAAGTGATTCACCCGCCCGTTAATATCAAATACTTTAATAATAATTTAAATCCTCATTTAAACACAACTTCTATTCGTAAAGTATTACTATTTGGAGCATGGGTTCCTTATAAAAAAATGTTTGAAAGTTTAAAATTATTAGTTGAGAATAATATCCCTGTTATTGCAGCGGGGCAAGGCGCTGATTTAGAAAAAGCTTATGCCGAATTTCATAAGCAAGTTGAATTTTATATTAATCCCAATGATGAAGAAATTCCTGAAATTTATAAAAAAGCACATACGCTCTTGTTTCCAGCCATTGAAGATTTTGGCATAGTTCCCTTAGAGGCAACAGCAGCAGGATTGTGGGTTGTAGCTCCTAATAAAGGTGGAACCAAAGAAACCGTTGTCAATCAAGTCACAGGTTTTACCTTCGAAGAAAACTCACATCAGGACATGCTCTCAGCCGTAAAAAAATCACTCAACCGTGAAATTAATCCCCAAGATAGGCTTAATATGCTGGAACATGTAGAGAAATTTTCAACAGAAGTCTTCTTACAAAAATTTTCAATGGCTGTACTCGAATCTCTTCAAAACAAACAAAGGACTGATCACATATGA
- a CDS encoding NFACT RNA binding domain-containing protein — protein sequence MKESALHTNKTQEIRSNIAQLAIWTRKFSAPLHRCINASLQKITASEHGQLILSVYKPGDDKSTVLLSMKKGESGISTAHLKPLPLKQPNSIVQIARKYVQGRKITAAYATMSPITIVLEFGEASLKLENYDEINQGPNCLILDLDAKPPRIVLAKKFDKIPTRYITDCGNHFSNGEAFFESWCEWSEENTKTKKRACFLYPFISYCPMPILEISEKNNAVIKENFVPKREEQLEVDKLPTRSQVLTVTRALEILPTHIRRSARTKLQFLSRRIVKQKADMPDQTEILRLQKQSEGLKTNLYLWPAGSLIWYVPPQFIQEFGMPAFYNLKKGEKPGDILNKIHHEIDVLKRRKNELTSRIAESIQAEIDFQLLIANSAEELKIFIDKYTEEHFHQKSDAQKFAKYILDLILIKEDLPSLSKLCHSLDISITETKQEQKLREEKEGRLPFRIYFASTGEFIRVAKSAEDGDKMIKMMPSNHTWVHVLTGEGSHVWLEKPKGGKKPSIQALREASILAVHHSKHGRAQSAEIQIATRADIEKKKNLAPGKVIVRRCETMLIKYEQNELQKLTAGNP from the coding sequence GTGAAAGAATCAGCCTTACATACTAATAAAACACAAGAAATCAGATCGAATATAGCACAGCTGGCAATATGGACACGGAAATTTTCCGCGCCTTTACACCGCTGCATCAATGCAAGTTTGCAAAAAATTACAGCATCTGAACATGGTCAACTTATTTTGTCTGTGTATAAACCAGGCGATGATAAAAGTACGGTTTTACTCAGCATGAAAAAAGGTGAAAGTGGAATTTCCACAGCACACCTCAAGCCACTTCCCTTAAAACAACCTAATTCTATTGTGCAAATTGCGCGTAAGTACGTTCAGGGAAGAAAAATCACGGCGGCTTATGCCACGATGTCACCAATTACCATTGTTCTTGAATTTGGGGAAGCTAGTCTTAAACTAGAAAATTATGATGAAATAAATCAAGGACCAAATTGCTTAATTTTAGATTTAGATGCAAAACCGCCACGCATTGTTCTCGCAAAAAAATTTGATAAAATTCCTACGCGCTATATCACAGATTGTGGAAATCACTTTTCCAATGGGGAAGCCTTTTTTGAAAGCTGGTGCGAATGGAGCGAAGAAAATACAAAAACAAAAAAAAGAGCATGTTTTTTATATCCCTTTATTTCTTACTGCCCCATGCCTATATTGGAAATAAGTGAAAAAAATAATGCAGTTATCAAAGAAAACTTTGTTCCAAAAAGAGAAGAGCAGCTTGAAGTTGACAAACTGCCAACCCGCTCACAAGTGCTGACTGTCACGAGAGCACTAGAAATTCTGCCAACCCACATTCGCAGAAGTGCACGTACAAAACTCCAATTTTTATCACGACGCATAGTAAAACAAAAAGCAGACATGCCCGATCAAACTGAAATTTTAAGGTTACAAAAACAAAGTGAAGGTCTAAAAACAAATTTATACCTTTGGCCTGCTGGCTCGCTTATTTGGTATGTACCCCCTCAATTTATTCAAGAGTTTGGCATGCCCGCCTTCTATAATTTAAAAAAAGGTGAAAAGCCTGGTGATATTCTTAATAAAATACATCATGAAATAGATGTTTTAAAGCGTCGTAAAAATGAACTGACCTCGCGCATTGCCGAAAGTATTCAAGCTGAAATTGATTTTCAATTGCTCATTGCAAATAGTGCAGAAGAGTTAAAAATATTTATTGATAAATATACAGAAGAACATTTTCATCAGAAAAGTGATGCGCAAAAATTTGCAAAATATATTCTCGATCTCATTTTAATAAAGGAAGATCTCCCTTCCCTATCTAAACTTTGTCATTCCCTTGATATTTCTATAACGGAAACAAAACAAGAACAAAAATTAAGAGAAGAGAAAGAAGGACGCTTGCCTTTTCGCATTTATTTTGCATCCACGGGTGAATTTATTCGCGTTGCTAAATCTGCTGAAGATGGGGATAAAATGATCAAAATGATGCCCTCAAATCACACCTGGGTTCACGTTCTCACGGGAGAAGGAAGTCACGTCTGGCTGGAAAAACCCAAGGGAGGAAAAAAACCTTCTATTCAGGCTCTAAGAGAAGCCTCTATTTTAGCAGTGCATCATTCTAAGCATGGCCGCGCTCAAAGTGCAGAAATACAAATTGCCACTCGTGCCGACATAGAAAAGAAAAAAAATCTGGCACCAGGTAAAGTTATTGTGCGAAGATGTGAAACTATGTTAATTAAATATGAACAAAATGAACTTCAAAAATTAACTGCAGGTAACCCGTGA
- a CDS encoding LysR family transcriptional regulator, which translates to MQELQDIYRLQAFVTVVQEGSLSAAVNKLHITQPALSARLKLLEEGLGCALLTRTARGVRLTSMGKLVYGISVDILKRMNQLHTTVRNHLELREGFVHLGGGATAVAGVFPDAISEFRKKHPQIQFTLHEKDSATVIEALHDGSVDVGLITRNPFVAPNEDPLIGLKVHGEILDTLEIISAPENPLVQMSMSLEKQGKSLLPIHINRQPMILFESGSAIHDIIEMEFRRLGIRFRTVMTLRSTQSMIKMVEKNIGLSVVSSHSLRNEKNINVLKVQGLKMERSILICSSSERELAPAAAEFINVLLKIYN; encoded by the coding sequence GTGCAAGAGTTACAAGATATTTATAGGTTGCAAGCTTTTGTGACGGTGGTTCAAGAAGGCTCACTTTCAGCGGCTGTGAACAAGTTGCATATTACGCAACCTGCTCTTTCGGCACGCTTAAAACTTTTGGAAGAAGGCTTAGGTTGTGCTTTGTTAACAAGAACGGCGCGTGGTGTTCGACTCACGTCTATGGGCAAGCTTGTTTATGGAATTTCTGTTGATATTTTAAAACGGATGAATCAGTTGCATACGACCGTTCGTAATCATCTCGAATTGCGTGAAGGATTTGTCCATTTAGGTGGGGGAGCGACAGCCGTAGCCGGAGTCTTTCCCGATGCCATTTCGGAATTCCGAAAAAAACACCCGCAAATACAATTTACGCTGCATGAAAAGGATTCTGCAACGGTTATTGAAGCTTTGCATGATGGTTCTGTTGATGTTGGATTAATTACGCGAAATCCTTTTGTGGCACCTAATGAAGATCCTTTAATTGGATTAAAAGTTCATGGTGAAATTCTCGATACATTAGAAATTATTTCTGCACCTGAAAATCCTTTAGTGCAAATGTCAATGTCTCTTGAAAAACAAGGAAAATCTTTGTTACCTATTCATATCAATAGACAGCCTATGATTTTATTTGAAAGCGGCAGTGCAATTCATGATATTATTGAAATGGAATTCAGAAGATTAGGAATTCGTTTTAGAACTGTAATGACATTAAGATCGACGCAAAGTATGATAAAAATGGTGGAGAAAAATATTGGTTTGAGTGTCGTCAGTTCTCATTCTTTGCGCAATGAAAAAAATATAAATGTATTAAAAGTACAGGGATTAAAAATGGAGCGCTCTATTTTAATTTGTTCCTCTTCAGAGCGCGAATTAGCACCTGCAGCAGCAGAATTTATAAATGTTTTGCTTAAGATCTATAATTAA
- a CDS encoding PolC-type DNA polymerase III: MVSPFQNSIFHFILSRKDKFVASPVAIMGGLSGSRFHGNELLKDVPIVIFDFETTGLDTRRSRIIEIGAIKYQNRKEIERFSHLIHPGIPVSEEITRITGIDNAMLEGKPDFQTILPQFHDFLRGCVGLAHNAEFDLGMLFHESNRLGISCDYTVFCSLKMARALVKIERRNLDALAQHYGLTFESRHRSIGDILVTAGVFWCMLDENPELKIISDLAPYREEMPG, translated from the coding sequence ATGGTATCTCCATTTCAAAACAGCATTTTTCATTTCATTCTTTCTAGAAAAGATAAATTTGTCGCTTCCCCTGTTGCAATTATGGGTGGTTTGAGTGGATCGCGATTTCATGGAAACGAATTGCTTAAAGATGTACCAATTGTAATATTTGACTTTGAAACGACGGGTCTTGATACGCGTCGTTCTCGCATTATTGAAATTGGTGCCATAAAATATCAGAATCGAAAAGAAATTGAACGTTTCTCGCATTTAATTCATCCTGGCATCCCTGTTTCTGAAGAAATCACGAGAATTACGGGTATTGACAACGCCATGTTGGAAGGGAAACCCGATTTTCAAACAATTCTTCCTCAATTTCACGATTTTTTAAGAGGCTGTGTCGGTTTGGCTCATAACGCTGAATTTGATTTAGGAATGCTATTTCATGAATCAAATCGTTTAGGAATTTCTTGTGATTATACTGTTTTTTGTTCTTTAAAAATGGCAAGAGCATTAGTGAAAATTGAAAGACGAAATCTTGACGCACTAGCGCAACATTATGGTTTGACCTTTGAGTCTCGTCACCGCTCTATTGGTGATATTTTGGTTACAGCAGGAGTTTTTTGGTGTATGCTAGATGAAAATCCTGAATTAAAGATTATTTCAGATCTTGCTCCTTATCGTGAGGAAATGCCAGGATAA
- a CDS encoding transporter substrate-binding domain-containing protein, translating to MTSSTSPGLRLTARRTFLMLSLSALSTIAYFSKSVAAEKSTLDTIKKEGVLKVCSESGYLPLEMKTASGKWIGFDPEMMEAYAKSMGLKLQMIDTKWDGIIPSLLTGKCDMIASSMAKTKEREKAVTFSDAYYSNKFLVAMKDNSENRSNFKSLSDFNKVGLKIAVKTGSAPDLYLQDTKALAKAQIMRFDADADTVNAVLGGRSNAFIYDTPYVKLAALNNPGKIYIVPEGFNGDHFGVAMRKKDQELAKSFNSFLESWKKEGGYDKAMKYYFDSQEWIALLDK from the coding sequence ATGACGAGCTCGACTTCTCCTGGGCTAAGGCTCACAGCGCGCCGCACATTTTTAATGTTATCCCTAAGTGCATTGTCAACAATCGCATATTTTTCAAAATCTGTCGCAGCTGAGAAATCGACTCTTGATACTATAAAAAAGGAAGGCGTTTTAAAAGTTTGTTCTGAATCGGGCTATTTGCCTCTCGAAATGAAAACAGCCTCTGGCAAATGGATTGGCTTTGACCCCGAGATGATGGAAGCTTATGCCAAGTCTATGGGACTTAAGTTACAAATGATTGATACAAAGTGGGATGGTATTATACCCTCTCTTTTGACTGGCAAATGCGACATGATTGCGTCTTCTATGGCAAAAACAAAAGAGCGTGAAAAAGCAGTTACTTTTAGCGATGCTTATTATAGCAACAAGTTTCTCGTTGCCATGAAGGATAACTCTGAAAATCGTAGTAATTTTAAATCATTGAGCGACTTCAATAAAGTTGGACTTAAAATCGCAGTAAAAACGGGTTCCGCCCCTGATCTCTATCTTCAAGACACCAAAGCCCTAGCAAAGGCGCAAATCATGCGTTTTGATGCCGACGCGGACACGGTGAATGCTGTTTTAGGAGGGCGCTCAAATGCTTTTATTTATGACACCCCTTATGTTAAACTCGCCGCTTTAAATAACCCTGGCAAAATTTACATTGTTCCTGAAGGATTTAATGGTGACCACTTTGGTGTTGCTATGCGCAAAAAAGATCAAGAGTTGGCCAAAAGCTTTAATTCTTTTTTAGAGAGTTGGAAAAAAGAGGGAGGCTATGATAAGGCCATGAAGTATTATTTTGATAGCCAAGAATGGATTGCTTTGCTGGATAAATAA
- a CDS encoding amino acid ABC transporter permease, translated as MPDKKLPLYYSFLSFFVIAVILAIIVRSFYQLDYSWDFSLLGPYIWLPSTDGGGPGLFLKGLWITIKMSFEGIIFGTILGIIFGMLLTTQEKIAKFAALFYVDIFRNTPVLVQLYVAYFIVGTAFNLSGAVAGVLTMSLFCSAYVAEIFRGTIANFEKGQIDAAKALGLSPFQIARKVIAPQALRTMLPPLIGQFVSLIKDSSLLSVVAIPELTKEAQNAVTVTFRSFEIWFFIALLYFVVNTIVSSVGRYLEKKLSVSLKH; from the coding sequence ATGCCAGATAAAAAATTACCCTTATACTACTCCTTTCTGTCTTTTTTCGTAATTGCAGTTATTCTTGCCATAATTGTGCGTAGTTTTTATCAGCTCGATTATAGTTGGGATTTTTCTTTATTGGGTCCCTATATATGGTTACCCTCCACTGATGGTGGTGGTCCCGGCTTGTTTTTAAAGGGGCTTTGGATCACGATTAAAATGAGTTTTGAAGGCATCATTTTTGGTACAATCCTAGGCATCATTTTTGGGATGCTACTGACAACACAAGAAAAAATCGCTAAGTTTGCCGCTTTATTTTATGTAGATATCTTTAGAAATACGCCTGTTCTTGTGCAACTTTACGTTGCTTACTTTATAGTAGGTACAGCATTTAACCTTTCCGGAGCTGTGGCTGGCGTTTTAACTATGAGCTTATTTTGTTCCGCTTATGTTGCTGAAATATTTAGAGGAACCATCGCAAATTTTGAAAAAGGTCAAATTGATGCAGCAAAAGCTTTGGGTTTAAGCCCTTTTCAAATTGCCCGTAAAGTGATTGCGCCACAAGCTCTTCGGACCATGCTGCCTCCTCTTATTGGACAGTTTGTCTCCCTTATTAAGGACAGTTCCTTACTCTCCGTTGTCGCTATTCCCGAATTAACAAAAGAAGCGCAAAATGCTGTGACTGTGACCTTCCGTAGCTTTGAAATTTGGTTTTTTATCGCTTTGCTTTACTTTGTCGTAAATACCATTGTGAGCTCTGTGGGGCGTTACCTTGAAAAGAAATTAAGCGTAAGTCTTAAACATTAA
- a CDS encoding amino acid ABC transporter ATP-binding protein, with protein sequence MSQDVVVSLKNVNKIFYSKEKEHHVLKGINFEVKQGEVVALIGPSGSGKSTCLRTINALETITSGNVEVCGINYRDSKQSLHMIRRNTGMIFQRFELFPHMTAKENVALGPQLVLGKSKEESTQMATDLLKRVGLSAHMDKYPRGLSGGQQQRVAIARALAINPKVLLCDEPTSALDPELVDEVVDILVDIARTGMTMIVVTHELYFAQKVSHRTMFLESGLIVEQGNTKEMFAAPKTERLQTFLKRITHQT encoded by the coding sequence ATGTCTCAAGATGTTGTTGTTAGTCTTAAAAATGTCAATAAAATATTTTACTCAAAAGAAAAAGAACATCACGTTCTAAAAGGCATCAATTTTGAAGTGAAACAAGGTGAGGTGGTTGCGCTCATTGGTCCTTCGGGAAGTGGGAAAAGTACTTGCTTGCGTACTATAAATGCACTTGAAACGATTACTTCCGGTAATGTTGAAGTCTGCGGTATCAATTATCGCGACTCTAAACAATCTCTTCATATGATCCGCCGTAATACGGGTATGATCTTCCAGCGTTTCGAACTTTTTCCTCATATGACGGCAAAAGAAAATGTGGCTTTGGGGCCACAATTGGTTCTTGGGAAATCAAAAGAAGAATCTACACAAATGGCTACAGATTTACTCAAACGTGTAGGACTTTCTGCACATATGGACAAATACCCAAGGGGTTTGTCTGGTGGGCAGCAGCAACGTGTTGCCATTGCAAGAGCTCTTGCTATCAATCCTAAAGTTTTATTATGTGATGAGCCCACGAGTGCACTCGATCCTGAGCTTGTTGATGAAGTTGTTGATATTTTGGTTGATATTGCCAGAACAGGTATGACCATGATTGTAGTGACTCATGAACTTTATTTTGCACAAAAAGTTTCGCATAGAACCATGTTTTTGGAGAGTGGTCTTATTGTAGAGCAAGGTAACACAAAAGAGATGTTTGCCGCTCCTAAAACAGAGCGTCTCCAGACATTTTTAAAACGCATCACTCATCAAACTTAA